Proteins found in one Plasmodium gaboni strain SY75 chromosome 13, whole genome shotgun sequence genomic segment:
- a CDS encoding putative vacuolar ATP synthase subunit d, translating into MGALDESTPVPSRITLQLMKQKKKSAFQGYSLLKKKSDALFIHFRDVLKDIVKTKTKVGEEMRNASFSLAKSVWAAGDFKGQIIEAIKRPVVTLSLSTNNVAGVKLPIFQVNIDPTVDVLGNLGVASGGQVINNTRENYLQCLNMLVKLASMQVAFFSLDEEIKMTNRRVNALNNIVLPRLDGGINYIIKELDEIEREEFYRLKKIKEKKSDKLKDSNIDTEADGDYNASKRQDNYACTQKDDDIIF; encoded by the exons atggGGGCCTTAGACGAATCTACACCAGTACCATCCAGAAT AACGCTACAACTTATGAAgcagaaaaaaaaaagcgCCTTCCAGGGATATTCCctcttaaaaaaaaaaagtgaCGCTTTGTTTATTCATTTTAGAGATGTGTTAAAAGATATAGTAAAG ACAAAAACAAAAGTGGGTGAGGAAATGAGGAATGCATCTTTTTCTCTAGCTAAATCAGTTTGGGCAGCTGGAGATTTTAAAGGACAAATTATTGAAGCTATAAAAAGACCTGTTGTAACATTATCCTTATCTACTAATAATGTGGCAGGTGTTAAATTGCCCATATTTCAAGTTAATATTGATCCAACTGTAGATGTGTTAGGAAATTTAGGTGTTGCATCAGGAGGTCAAGTTATTAATAATACCAGGGAAAATTATTTACAGTGTTTAAATATGTTAGTCAAATTGGCATCTATGCAG gtagcttttttttcactcgatgaagaaattaaaatgaCTAATAGGAGAGTTAACGCACTAAATAAT aTTGTGCTCCCAAGGCTAGATGGAGgtataaattatattataaaagaattagACGAAATAGAAAGAGAAGAATTCTACAG gttaaaaaaaataaaggaaaAGAAATCTGACAAATTAAAGGACTCAAATATTGACACTGAAGCAGATGGTG ATTATAATGCTTCAAAGAGACAAGATAATTACGCCTGTACCCAAAAGGATGATGatatcatattttaa